GGTCGCTCAGGAAGCCCCGTCCCAGAAGCTGTAAGGCGGATAGCTCCAAGGGGAGGAGCCATTCGGCCTCCCCCGAATTTAAGCCCGGCTGTGGGAGTTCCGCCAAACAGAGGCTCAGAGAGTTCCCTATGATGAAGCAAACGCTGATCGCGCTGGAAGATGTCTGGTTGATCTTCCAACGGGGCTGGCTCTCCCGGGAGCGGGTGGAAGCCGTCGCCGGGGTATCGCTGGCGATCCCGGAGGGGGGAATCCTGGCGCTGGTCGGGGAAACCGGGAGCGGGAAGACCACCCTGGGCAAAGTGGTGGCGGGCCTCTACCGACCGACCCGGGGGCGCCTCCTTTTCCAGGGGCAGGATCTGTGGACTATGAATCGCCGCGACTTCCCCCAATACCGGCGGGCCGTCCAATTGGTGCACCAGGACGCTTTCGCCGCCCTGAACCCGGTCCGCACGGTTTATCAGTCATTGAAGGCGCCTCTTCTTCATCACCGAATCGCCCGGAACGAACGGGAGGCCCGCGAGCGATCAGCGGAGCTCCTGGCGCAGGTCGGTTTGACGCCGCCGGAGCTGTTCCTGGATAAATATCCGCATCAGCTGAGCGGAGGCCAGCGTCAGCGCGTGCTCCTCGCTCGGGCGCTCACGGTGCAGCCGCGCCTGATCGTGGCCGACGAGCCGGTCTCCATGATCGACGTCTCTCTGCGACTTGCCATCTTGCAGCTGCTGCGCGAGCTGAACCGCCGCCTGGGCATCGCCATCCTATACATCACCCACGACCTGGCAACCGCTCGATACCTGGCGGAGGAAGGGCAACTGGCGGTCATGTATCTGGGGAAGATCGTGGAACACGGGGCCTTCCACAAAGTCCTGGAGAACCCGCGCCATCCCTATCTCCAGGCCCTCCTCTCTGCGGTCCCCGTTCCGGATCCGCGGGTTGCACAAGCGACCCGCCCGATGGCCCTTCAGGAGATCGATCCGCCAGATCCGCGACGGCCGCCCTCCGGATGCCGCTTCCATCCGCGTTGTCCATACGTCCAACCGATCTGCCGCGAGATCTCGCCGGCCCTGGAAGGTCCAGCCGATCACCAGGTGGCCTGCCATTTCGCTCAGGAGATCCCTCCATGGCGCCCGCCATCAGCCGCCTCGCCTTCACCATGGGCCTGACGCTGTTCCTGCTTGCCCTGATGGCCCTTCCCTCTCTGACTCCCGGATCCCCCGCCTTTGTGGTAGATGTCATGGCGCTGCTGATCAGCGGGGGGTTCCTGGTGCTTCTGGTCTGGTCCATCCGGCGGGCGATCGCCCGCCGCATCCCATCCCACGATCATCACAAGGAGGACTCCAATGATTCGCCTCGCCCGTCATCCTGAACCCATCCTGAAACCTCTGCCCCACCACCCATGGGAGTCCCGATACGTATTTAATGCCGGTGTTGCCTATCATAACGGCCTGGTTCACATGCTCTACCGCGCCATGGGTGAGGATATGATCTCCCGCCTGGGGTATGCGATCAGCCCGGATGGCCTGAACTTCTACCGGCTGGATCAGCCGGTCCTGATCCCGGCTGCGCCATGGGAGGCCCGGGGGGTGGAGGATCCGCGCATTACATGGCTGGAAGGGAAATTCTACGTCCTTTACACCGCCTATTCCGGATCCGAGGTTCGGGTCTCCATGGCCTCCACCACGAACTTCATCACCTGGACGCGACATGGGATTCTTCTCCCGGACGAAGATAACAAGGACGCGGCTCTTTTCCCGGAGAAGATCAAAGGACGGTACGCCATGCTCCATCGGAGACCTCCGGATATCTGGCTGGCCTATTCGGATGACCTGATCCACTGGACGGACCACCAGGTGATCATGCGACCCCGCCCGGGGACCTGGGAGTCATGGAAGATTGGGGCCGGCGCGCAGCCGATCCGGACCGAATGGGGATGGCTGCTCTTCTACCACGGGGTCGATGATCATCGGGTATATCGGCTCGGGATCGCTCTCCTGGATCTGGAAGATCCCGCCCGGGTGATCCGACGCCAGGAGGCGCCCATCCTCGCCCCCGAGACTTCCTGGGAGCGAGAGGGACAGGTCCCCAATGTGGTCTTCACATGCGGAGCTGTGGAGATCGATGGAACATATTATGTTTACTACGGCGGGGCGGATTCGGTGATCGGGGTGGCGACCGTTCAAAAAGAAGATGTGGAGCGATTCTGCCGGGGACGTTGATCCTTGCCAGGGGGAGCGCCAATAGCGATGTGGGATGATCACTTTATGGTCGGCGTGAACTACTGGCCGCGCACCAAGGCGATGTTCTGGTGGAAGCACTTCGACCCGGAAGAGGTCCGGGCGGACCTGGCGGAGATCGCCTCATGGCATCTGGATGGGATCCGCATCTTCCTCATGTGGGAAGATTTCATGCCCGAGCCGCATACCGTGGACCCATGGATGCTTGAGCGCCTCCGCCAGGTCCTGGACCTGGCGCACATGCATGGGCTCCGGGTGATCCTCACCCTTTTCACCGGACATATGAGCGGCGTGAACTGGCTGCCGCCATGGCTTCTGGACGGGGACCGAGAGAGCGATCCCCGCTTTCGACTGATCGCGGGAGGACGCGCGGTAAAAGGACGCCTTCGGGATCTTTACGAAGATCCCATGGCCCTGGACGCCCAGGTTCGGATGCTGGAAGCGGCGGCCCAGGCAGTGGGAGATCACCCGGCCCTGCTCGCCTGGGATCTGGGAAACGAGCCAGACCTGGTGCTGCGACCTCGGACCCCGGAGGCCGCCGCGGGCTGGCTGGCCACCCTCACCCGCGCGCTCCGTGCCATGGATCCTGCCCATCCCATCACCGTCGGCTTCCACAGCCCGGTCCTGGAAGAAGATCTGGGGTTCCGGATCCGCGCCCTGGCACCCATGCTGGATTTCCTCTGCATGCACGGCTATCCGGTTTACGCTCAGTGGGCGCGGCATCCGCTGGACGAGCAGGCGCTGGCCTTCCTGACGCGTCTCACCGCCAGCCTGGGCATGAAACCGGTGCTCTTTGAAGAGTTCGGGCTGCCCACGGCCCCACCGGGTCAACCCACCCACAAAGTTTCGATCCGGCTGGAAGATCGCTCCTTTGAGGTAACGCTCATCGCGGAAGAAGAAGCAGCCGCTTTCTTCGAGCGAGCGTTGGAAGCTCTGCATCAGGCGGGAGCGCTGGGGGCATTCATCTGGTGTTTCAGCGATTACCACCCCGATTTGTGGGATCATCCTCCTTGCGACCGGCTGGTGCACGAGCGGCACTTCGGGCTGCTGCGGCCGGATGGGAGCCGCAAACCCGCTGTAGAAGCCGTCGCCCGCTTCGCCGCCCGGAAACGCCCGGTCGTCTCTCCCCCGGCTCCACTGCCGGTGCCGGAGGATTACGAGTCCCATCCCGGGGAAGCTCTCCGCGAGCTCTATGCACGGTTCCTGCAAGCGGGCAATTCCGTCCGAAGCTAATGGGGAGGGTTCGGGTTTGGAGACCGCGCAGCCTGCTCATGGTCTGGCCGTTCGCCGCTCATCATAAGCCGTGGGGCGGGTGGTGAAACTTCCCGCCCCACGCTTTCGCTCCCACGCCGCATGGCTT
The genomic region above belongs to Thermoflexus sp. and contains:
- a CDS encoding ABC transporter ATP-binding protein, which translates into the protein MMKQTLIALEDVWLIFQRGWLSRERVEAVAGVSLAIPEGGILALVGETGSGKTTLGKVVAGLYRPTRGRLLFQGQDLWTMNRRDFPQYRRAVQLVHQDAFAALNPVRTVYQSLKAPLLHHRIARNEREARERSAELLAQVGLTPPELFLDKYPHQLSGGQRQRVLLARALTVQPRLIVADEPVSMIDVSLRLAILQLLRELNRRLGIAILYITHDLATARYLAEEGQLAVMYLGKIVEHGAFHKVLENPRHPYLQALLSAVPVPDPRVAQATRPMALQEIDPPDPRRPPSGCRFHPRCPYVQPICREISPALEGPADHQVACHFAQEIPPWRPPSAASPSPWA
- a CDS encoding cellulase family glycosylhydrolase — protein: MWDDHFMVGVNYWPRTKAMFWWKHFDPEEVRADLAEIASWHLDGIRIFLMWEDFMPEPHTVDPWMLERLRQVLDLAHMHGLRVILTLFTGHMSGVNWLPPWLLDGDRESDPRFRLIAGGRAVKGRLRDLYEDPMALDAQVRMLEAAAQAVGDHPALLAWDLGNEPDLVLRPRTPEAAAGWLATLTRALRAMDPAHPITVGFHSPVLEEDLGFRIRALAPMLDFLCMHGYPVYAQWARHPLDEQALAFLTRLTASLGMKPVLFEEFGLPTAPPGQPTHKVSIRLEDRSFEVTLIAEEEAAAFFERALEALHQAGALGAFIWCFSDYHPDLWDHPPCDRLVHERHFGLLRPDGSRKPAVEAVARFAARKRPVVSPPAPLPVPEDYESHPGEALRELYARFLQAGNSVRS